In one Rhopalosiphum padi isolate XX-2018 chromosome 3, ASM2088224v1, whole genome shotgun sequence genomic region, the following are encoded:
- the LOC132926742 gene encoding D-glucuronyl C5-epimerase, which yields MRLNIRTLFLVLSTFIIICTVSLWSNCSNQTFDTFSKNIKPNYEPLVQNIKPIDCLINGNNIHVDCLLKNSTVYIPFSFLKIYFEVYGKIIETDENKKKFLWSHSYSKIYHQNGKYDSRGVFTNFQNYKVEERDRVKCVSASEGVPVSTQWNPHGYYYPTQIAQFGLSHYSKNLTLPSPKIRVLEDGQLNPLWNIPETSKIQIAFNAQVNSNVIDFFSTDKPISLKIDSKEEFFISFDVALSLSTSSSIVITIKDLKEQNEVWNLHYICSKTFIFAKGHNIYHGMNCGREFGWKKLTRNILIDLQKGLHVLKKTTTKMFRSKYKLCDFKLYGVGFLDNLTLSSSDHISQFYAAAHWFNKHQDKESGGWINPVTRKISPVIKPLKPGWLSAMGQGQAISLLSRAFHHSGGNEVYLNTAHTALKPFKIASKNGGVLSKFMDLHPWYDEYPTVPPIFILNGFMYSLIGLYDLFSLAPNGSKVSQEAYSLWKQGMTSLKNLLPLFDMGSRSAYDLRHVTLDIAPNIARWDYHATHINQLLLLSTLDNATVIQTTAKRWIGYMNGARASHN from the exons ATGAGATTAAATATAAGAACCCTCTTTTTAGTTCTTtctacgtttattataatatgcacagtGTCATTATGGTCCAATTGCTCAAATCAAACATTTGATACATTTTCAAAGAATATCAAACCTAATTATGAA ccaTTAGTCCAAAATATAAAGCCAATAGACTGTCTCATTAATGGAAATAACATTCATGTGGATTGCCTTTTAAAAAATAGCACAGTTTATATTCCATTttcatttctaaaaatttattttgag GTTTATggaaaaattattgaaactgatgaaaataaaaaaaagtttctttGGTCACATAGTTATTCCAAAATATATCATCAAAATGGAAAATATGACTCTCGGGGTGTGTTTACTAATTTCCAAAATTATAAAGTTGAAGAAAGAGATCGCGTGAAATGTGTTAGTGCTTCTGAAG GAGTGCCAGTATCAACTCAGTGGAATCCTCATGGTTATTATTATCCAACACAAATAGCTCAATTTGGGTTATCTCACTATAGTAAAAATCTTACTCTACCATCACCAAAAATAAGGGTTTTAGAAGATGGTCAGTTAAATCCTTTGTGGAATATTCCTGAAActtcaaaaatacaaatagcATTTAATGCACAAGTCAATAGtaatgttattgattttttcaGTACtg ataaaccAATTTCATTGAAAATTGACAGCAAAGAGGAATTTTTCATTAGTTTTGATGTAGCTTTATCTTTATCAACAAGTAGTAGTATTGTTATCACTATAAAAGATTTAAAGGAACAAAACGAAGTATGGAATCTGCATTATATATGttctaaaacatttatatttgcaaag ggtcataatatttatcatggaATGAATTGTGGTAGAGAGTTTGGTTGGAAAAAATTGacaagaaatatattaattgactTACAAAAGGGtttacatgtattaaaaaaaacaacaacaaaaatgttTCGTTCAAAATATAAG ttGTGTGATTTTAAACTATATGGTGTTGGATTCTTGGACAACCTGACACTTAGTTCTAGTGATCATATTAGTCAATTTTATGCTGCTGCACATTGGTTCAATAAACATCAAGATAAAGAGTCTGGTGGTTGGATTAATCCTGTTACTCGTAAAATATCTCCtgttataaaaccattaaagcCAGGATG GTTATCTGCTATGGGTCAGGGTCAAGCAATATCATTGCTCTCTAGGGCATTTCACCATTCTGGTGGCAATGAAGTGTACTTAAATACAGCTCACACCGctttaaaaccatttaaaattgcAAGCAAAAATGGTGGTGTTTTGTCTAAATTTATGGATTTACACCCTTGGTATGATGAATATCCTACAGTTccaccaatatttattttaaatggttttatgtATTCATTGATTggattatatgatttattttcattggCTCCTAATGGTTCgaag gTTTCACAAGAAGCTTATTCATTATGGAAACAAGGTATGACATCATTAAAAAATCTGTTGCCATTATTTGACATGGGTTCAAGATCAGCATATGATCTCAGACATGTAACACTTGATATAGCGCCAAATATTGCTCGATGGGATTACCACGCTACACATATCAACCAACTATTGTTATTGTCAACGCTGGACAATGCAACAGTTATACAAACTACAGCCAAAAGATGGATTGGTTATATGAATGGTGCTCGTGCATCacataattaa